Genomic window (Longimicrobiaceae bacterium):
AGCAGCGCGAGCGCCAGGTCGTCGCGGTCGGTCGAGGTCACGAAGGTGATGTCCATGCCGTGGATCTTGTCCACCTTCTCGTACTCGATCTCCGGGAAGATGAGCTGCTCCTTCACGCCCATCGTGTAGTTGCCCCGGCCGTCGAACGAGCGTCCCGGCACGCCGCGGAAGTCGCGGATGCGCGGCATCGCCACGTTGATCAGGCGGTCGAAGAACTCGTACATGCGCTCGCGGCGCAGCGTGACCGTGCAGCCCACCGGCGAGTTCTCGCGCAGGCCGAAGTTCGAGATCGCCTTCTTGGCGCGGGTGACCACGGCCTTCTGGCCGGTGATCTGGCCCAGCTCGCCCACCACGGCGTCGAGCAGCTTGGGGTTCTTCTGCGCCTCGCCGAGCCCGACGTTCACCACGATCTTGTCGAGGCGGGGAACGAGCATGGGGGTGCTGAAGCCGAACTCGTCCTGCAGCTTGGCGCGGACGGTATTCTCGTAGTACGACTGAAGGCGCGGCTTGGCCTTCGCGGCGGTCTCTGCCATCTGGATTCTCCGTTCCGTATCCCCCCGCCGCATGAGCGCGGAGGGGCGGTCACGATGCCCGTTCCCGTGCGCGCGTCATAAGCGCGCGCGCGCGGGGGGTCAGGCCTTGGGAATGATCTTGCCGGAGCGGACCGACACGCGCTCGCGCTTGCCGTCCTCGCCCTTCACCGAGCGCACGCGGGTGGGCGTGCCGTCGGAGTCCACCAGCATCACGTTCGACGCGTGCACCGGCGCCTCGAACGAGACGATCCCGCCCTCGGGGTCGGTCTGGCTCGGCTTGCGGTGGCGCTTGCGGATGTTCACGCCCTGGATGACGACTCGGTTCTTCTCCGGGTCGACGGAAAGGACGGTGCCTTCGCTGTCCTTGTGGTTCCCGCGGATCACCTTCACGCGGTCGCCCTTGCGGATCTTCATCTTGATGCCGGCCATCAGATCACCTCCGGGGCGAGCGAGACGATCT
Coding sequences:
- the rplE gene encoding 50S ribosomal protein L5; translated protein: MAETAAKAKPRLQSYYENTVRAKLQDEFGFSTPMLVPRLDKIVVNVGLGEAQKNPKLLDAVVGELGQITGQKAVVTRAKKAISNFGLRENSPVGCTVTLRRERMYEFFDRLINVAMPRIRDFRGVPGRSFDGRGNYTMGVKEQLIFPEIEYEKVDKIHGMDITFVTSTDRDDLALALLREMGMPFRDQAPVIVEA
- the rplX gene encoding 50S ribosomal protein L24, producing the protein MKIRKGDRVKVIRGNHKDSEGTVLSVDPEKNRVVIQGVNIRKRHRKPSQTDPEGGIVSFEAPVHASNVMLVDSDGTPTRVRSVKGEDGKRERVSVRSGKIIPKA